A genomic segment from Luteibacter aegosomatis encodes:
- a CDS encoding DUF1328 domain-containing protein: MLHWAVIFFVIAIIAAIFGFTGIAAGAASIAKILFVVFLILFILSLLFGGLRRGPRI; encoded by the coding sequence ATGCTGCATTGGGCCGTCATCTTCTTCGTGATCGCGATCATCGCCGCGATCTTCGGCTTCACCGGCATCGCCGCCGGCGCGGCCAGCATCGCCAAGATCCTCTTCGTGGTGTTCCTGATCCTGTTCATTCTTTCGCTGCTGTTCGGCGGCCTGCGTCGCGGGCCGAGGATATAA
- a CDS encoding helix-turn-helix domain-containing protein, whose product MDTAAFGPLLKTWRLARRLSQLDLALDAGVSTRHLSYVETGKSSPSREMVARLADCLDLPLRERNSLLVAAGYAPRYRETPLAMPGLSSVNRAIESLLRQQEPYPAFVLNRHWDILKANEAAVRVNGHVLDGRPPKHRNMVRQIFDPDDLRPAVANWDEVAGDLVRHLHEAIAAAPGDDALRALLDEALSYPGVPARWRQRHLDQPLPPLLATVLRRRGDEFRFFSTITTFAAPHDVTLEELRIECCFPDNDDTATLCRGLASPAA is encoded by the coding sequence ATGGACACGGCCGCGTTCGGACCCTTGCTGAAGACCTGGCGTCTCGCGCGCCGGTTGAGCCAGCTCGACCTCGCCCTCGATGCGGGGGTGTCGACACGCCACCTGAGCTACGTGGAGACCGGTAAATCGTCCCCGAGCCGCGAGATGGTCGCACGGCTGGCCGACTGCCTCGACCTGCCCCTTCGCGAGCGCAACTCGCTGCTGGTGGCCGCGGGCTACGCGCCGCGTTACCGCGAAACGCCGCTGGCGATGCCCGGGCTGTCATCGGTGAACCGTGCCATCGAAAGCCTGTTGCGCCAGCAGGAACCCTACCCCGCGTTCGTGCTCAACCGGCACTGGGACATCCTCAAAGCCAACGAGGCAGCGGTCCGCGTGAACGGTCATGTCCTCGACGGCAGGCCGCCGAAGCACAGGAACATGGTCCGGCAGATCTTCGACCCCGACGACCTGCGCCCTGCCGTGGCGAACTGGGACGAAGTGGCCGGCGACCTGGTGCGCCACCTGCACGAAGCCATCGCCGCCGCACCCGGCGACGATGCGCTCCGCGCCCTGCTCGACGAAGCGCTTTCCTATCCCGGCGTGCCGGCGCGCTGGCGCCAGCGCCATCTCGACCAGCCCCTCCCGCCGCTGCTCGCCACCGTCCTGCGCCGGCGTGGCGACGAGTTCCGGTTCTTTTCCACGATCACCACCTTCGCCGCACCGCACGACGTGACGCTCGAGGAATTGCGCATCGAATGCTGTTTTCCCGACAACGACGACACCGCCACCCTGTGCCGCGGGCTGGCTTCCCCGGCGGCCTGA
- a CDS encoding MerR family transcriptional regulator: MPHAMTIAEAALATGLTAHTLRYYEQIGLIDPVPRRSGQRVYGETEIRLIGFVLKLRATGMPMRDIQEYVRLRRLGDTPESIRLRGDLLARHAAHLREELASLNDTIQRLDDKIALYRSMYVADGAPSPAEAAAPPPTPANAPSKRRKQA, encoded by the coding sequence ATGCCCCACGCCATGACCATCGCCGAGGCCGCCCTCGCCACCGGCCTCACCGCGCATACGCTGCGATACTACGAGCAGATCGGCCTCATCGACCCCGTGCCGCGCCGCAGCGGACAGCGCGTCTACGGCGAGACCGAGATCCGCCTGATCGGCTTCGTGCTGAAGCTGCGCGCCACGGGCATGCCCATGCGCGACATCCAGGAATACGTACGCCTGCGCCGCCTCGGCGACACGCCCGAGAGCATCCGCCTGCGCGGCGACCTGCTGGCTCGCCACGCCGCGCACCTGCGCGAGGAACTGGCCAGCCTCAACGACACCATCCAACGCCTCGACGACAAGATCGCCCTCTACCGGTCGATGTACGTCGCCGACGGCGCGCCTTCCCCGGCCGAGGCCGCGGCACCGCCGCCGACCCCGGCCAACGCCCCCTCGAAACGAAGGAAACAGGCATGA
- a CDS encoding isocitrate lyase/PEP mutase family protein translates to MSVQQFRDLHQGQALLVLPNAWDAGSAAAIRHAGAPAIATTSAGVAWACGWPDGNRLSRDDQAAAVRRILRVVDVPLSVDIEEGGSDDPAAVGTFVAELARSGVAGINIEDGAGAPEALVAKIRAIRRALDGRDLFINARTDVYLRGLASGDAAVDEVIRRAGLYREAGADGLFAPGIRAIEAIRRVATALGDMPLNVMLVPELPSREALFEAGARRLSAGIALSLEAYAGAARGAAAFLGVEAPATLDYATLNGLLAR, encoded by the coding sequence ATGTCCGTGCAACAGTTCCGTGACCTCCACCAGGGCCAGGCCCTGCTCGTGCTGCCCAATGCCTGGGATGCCGGCAGCGCGGCGGCGATCCGCCATGCCGGCGCGCCGGCCATCGCCACCACCAGCGCGGGTGTCGCCTGGGCCTGCGGCTGGCCGGACGGCAACCGGCTTTCGCGGGACGATCAGGCCGCCGCCGTGCGACGCATCCTTCGCGTGGTGGACGTGCCCCTCAGCGTGGACATCGAGGAAGGCGGTTCCGACGATCCGGCGGCGGTCGGCACCTTCGTCGCCGAACTGGCCCGGTCGGGCGTCGCGGGCATCAATATCGAGGACGGCGCCGGCGCGCCCGAGGCGCTGGTGGCGAAGATCCGTGCCATCCGGCGCGCGCTCGACGGACGCGACCTGTTCATCAACGCGCGCACCGACGTGTACCTGCGGGGGCTGGCGTCGGGGGATGCGGCGGTGGATGAGGTGATACGCCGTGCCGGCCTCTATCGCGAGGCAGGCGCCGACGGGCTGTTCGCGCCGGGCATCCGTGCCATCGAGGCCATTCGCCGCGTGGCGACGGCCCTCGGCGACATGCCGCTCAACGTGATGCTGGTGCCGGAGCTGCCCTCGCGCGAGGCGTTGTTCGAAGCGGGCGCGCGGCGGTTGAGCGCGGGGATCGCGTTGTCGCTCGAGGCGTATGCGGGGGCGGCGCGCGGGGCGGCGGCGTTCCTGGGAGTGGAGGCGCCCGCGACGCTCGATTACGCGACGCTCAATGGGCTGCTTGCGCGATAA
- a CDS encoding CsbD family protein codes for MNEDVIKGQWKQLKGRIKAKWGDLTDDDLDVAEGNSEYLAGKIQERYGRAKDDVEREIHDFRKDIDRQY; via the coding sequence ATGAACGAAGACGTCATCAAGGGTCAGTGGAAGCAACTCAAGGGACGGATCAAGGCCAAGTGGGGCGACCTGACGGACGACGATCTGGATGTCGCCGAGGGTAACAGCGAATACCTCGCCGGAAAGATCCAGGAGCGCTACGGAAGGGCCAAGGACGACGTCGAGCGGGAAATCCACGACTTCCGCAAAGACATCGATCGTCAGTACTGA
- a CDS encoding ribonucleoside-diphosphate reductase subunit alpha — protein MTTMDSAARERTETADTASHPTTAPGSEKAPAAGYRNDTPPAFALTPPHNPGQMRVTKRNGGQETVDVNKIVRAVTRSADGLYSVDPMRVALKTIGGLYDGATTQELDQLSIRTSAALTAEEPEYGQLAARLLSAFIDKEVAGQEIQSFSQSIATGAELGILNARLRDFVQVNARKLNDAIDTAASRRFEYFGLRTVYDRYLLRHPTKRFVIETPQYFFMRIACALGGNDVAETLELYRMLSSLEYLASSPTLFNAGTAHEQLSSCFLLDSPQDDLASIYAKYGDVAQLSKFAGGIGLAYSRIRSRGSLIRGTNGHSNGLVPWLKTLDASVAAVNQGGKRKGAACVYLESWHADIEEFLELRENTGDDARRTHNLNLANWVPDIFMRRVESDGDWSLFDPKIVPHFVDTWGATFDAAYEKAEAEGLAVKTIKARELYARMLRSLAQTGNGWMTFKDRSNATSNQTARPENVIHLSNLCTEILEVTNEGETAVCNLGSVNLSRHVVDGAFDFDKLASTVRTAVRQLNRVIDLNFYPIATAKTANEKWRPVGLGVMGLQDVFFKLRLPFDSDEARALSTRISEEIYFHALSMSNEIAERDGAHPGFDESRAANGELQFDYWPAATPNGKDGRWAELRAKIQQHGLRNSLLIAIAPTATIASIAGCYECIEPQVSNLFKRETLSGDFLVVNRYLVEELKTLGLWTAEIRDQIKLAEGSVQGVTAIPAELRAVYRTVWELPQKALIDLAAARGAYIDQSQSLNLFMENPNIGQLSSMYMYAWKSGVKTTYYLRSRPATRIAKTTVSAAASAPVAPPVDAQEQATAAVFCSLENPEYCEACQ, from the coding sequence ATGACCACGATGGATTCCGCCGCGCGCGAGCGCACCGAGACGGCCGACACGGCCTCCCACCCCACCACCGCTCCCGGCAGCGAGAAGGCCCCGGCCGCCGGCTACCGCAACGACACCCCGCCCGCGTTCGCCCTCACCCCGCCGCACAACCCCGGCCAGATGCGCGTCACCAAGCGCAACGGTGGCCAGGAAACCGTCGACGTGAACAAGATCGTGCGCGCGGTCACCCGCAGCGCCGACGGCCTGTACTCGGTCGATCCGATGCGCGTGGCGCTGAAGACGATCGGCGGCCTCTACGACGGCGCCACCACGCAGGAGCTCGACCAGCTCTCGATCCGCACGTCCGCCGCGCTCACCGCCGAGGAGCCGGAATACGGCCAGCTCGCCGCGCGCCTGCTGTCGGCCTTCATCGACAAGGAAGTGGCCGGGCAGGAGATCCAGTCGTTCTCGCAGTCGATCGCCACCGGCGCCGAGTTGGGCATCCTCAACGCCCGCCTGCGCGACTTCGTGCAGGTCAATGCGCGCAAGCTCAACGACGCCATCGACACCGCCGCCTCGCGCCGCTTCGAATACTTCGGCCTGCGCACGGTGTACGACCGCTACCTGCTGCGCCATCCGACCAAGCGCTTCGTCATCGAGACGCCTCAGTACTTCTTCATGCGCATCGCCTGCGCGCTCGGCGGCAACGACGTGGCCGAGACGCTCGAGCTGTACCGCATGCTTTCCTCGCTGGAATACCTCGCCAGCTCGCCGACGCTGTTCAACGCCGGTACCGCGCACGAACAGCTCTCCTCGTGCTTCCTGCTCGATTCGCCGCAGGACGACCTGGCCTCGATCTACGCCAAGTACGGCGACGTGGCCCAGCTGTCGAAGTTCGCCGGCGGCATCGGCCTGGCCTATTCGCGCATCCGTTCGCGCGGCTCGCTGATCCGCGGTACCAACGGCCACTCCAACGGTCTCGTGCCCTGGCTGAAAACGCTGGACGCCTCGGTGGCCGCCGTCAACCAGGGCGGCAAGCGCAAGGGCGCGGCCTGCGTGTACCTGGAAAGCTGGCACGCCGACATCGAGGAATTCCTCGAGCTGCGCGAGAACACCGGCGACGACGCCCGCCGCACGCACAACCTCAACCTCGCCAACTGGGTACCCGACATCTTCATGCGCCGCGTGGAGAGCGACGGCGACTGGTCGCTGTTCGACCCGAAGATCGTGCCGCACTTCGTCGACACCTGGGGCGCCACCTTCGACGCCGCCTACGAGAAGGCCGAGGCCGAGGGCCTCGCGGTGAAGACGATCAAGGCGCGCGAACTCTACGCCCGCATGCTGCGCTCGCTCGCGCAGACCGGCAACGGCTGGATGACCTTCAAGGATCGCTCCAACGCCACCAGCAACCAGACCGCGCGTCCGGAAAACGTCATCCACCTGTCCAACCTGTGCACCGAGATCCTCGAAGTCACCAACGAGGGCGAAACGGCCGTCTGCAACCTCGGCTCGGTAAACCTCTCACGCCACGTGGTCGACGGCGCGTTCGATTTCGACAAGCTCGCCTCCACCGTGCGTACCGCCGTGCGCCAGTTGAACCGCGTGATCGATCTCAACTTCTACCCGATCGCCACGGCGAAGACCGCCAACGAGAAGTGGCGTCCCGTCGGCCTGGGCGTGATGGGCCTGCAGGACGTGTTCTTCAAGCTGCGCCTGCCGTTCGACTCCGACGAGGCGCGCGCGCTGTCCACGCGCATCTCGGAGGAGATCTACTTCCACGCGCTGTCGATGTCCAACGAGATCGCCGAGCGCGACGGTGCCCACCCGGGCTTCGACGAGAGCCGCGCCGCCAACGGCGAGCTCCAGTTCGATTACTGGCCCGCCGCCACGCCCAACGGCAAGGACGGCCGCTGGGCCGAGCTGCGCGCGAAGATCCAGCAGCACGGCCTGCGCAATTCGTTGCTCATCGCCATCGCGCCGACCGCGACCATCGCCTCCATCGCCGGCTGCTACGAGTGCATCGAGCCGCAGGTGTCCAACCTGTTCAAGCGTGAGACGCTCTCGGGCGACTTCCTCGTGGTCAACCGCTACCTCGTCGAAGAACTGAAGACGCTGGGCCTGTGGACCGCCGAGATCCGCGACCAGATCAAGCTCGCCGAAGGCTCCGTGCAGGGCGTGACCGCCATCCCGGCCGAACTGCGCGCGGTATACCGCACCGTGTGGGAACTGCCGCAGAAGGCGCTGATCGACCTCGCCGCCGCCCGCGGCGCCTATATCGACCAGAGCCAGTCGCTGAACCTGTTCATGGAAAACCCGAACATCGGCCAGCTTTCGTCGATGTACATGTACGCCTGGAAGTCGGGCGTGAAGACCACCTACTACCTGCGCTCGCGCCCCGCCACGCGCATCGCCAAGACCACGGTCAGCGCGGCCGCTTCCGCGCCGGTCGCGCCGCCCGTCGATGCCCAGGAACAGGCCACCGCCGCGGTGTTCTGCTCGCTCGAAAACCCCGAATACTGCGAGGCCTGCCAGTAA
- a CDS encoding DUF2501 domain-containing protein, translated as MKTVLALALTFTLASGSAAAGQLDKLGGLMGGSGGSLTSGSMGNAAGVIQYCISNNYLGGDSGAAGVKDQLLGKLGAGDQTAASNDASSGLMGKLGKKSTTAAVQPSQDKGYLDGAKGLLRSGDGKTLDLAGAQGGAGGDLKAQVTRKVCDAVLKQGKKWVGM; from the coding sequence AGACCGTCCTCGCCCTCGCGCTCACGTTCACCCTCGCCAGCGGCAGCGCCGCGGCCGGCCAGCTCGACAAGCTCGGCGGCCTCATGGGCGGGTCCGGGGGCTCGCTCACCTCCGGCAGCATGGGCAACGCCGCCGGCGTCATCCAGTACTGCATCAGCAACAACTACCTGGGCGGCGACAGCGGCGCCGCGGGCGTGAAGGACCAACTGCTCGGCAAGCTGGGCGCGGGTGACCAGACAGCGGCGAGCAACGACGCCTCCAGCGGCCTGATGGGCAAGCTGGGCAAGAAGTCCACCACCGCCGCCGTGCAACCCTCCCAGGACAAGGGCTACCTCGACGGGGCCAAGGGCCTGCTCCGCAGCGGCGACGGCAAGACCCTCGACCTGGCCGGCGCGCAGGGCGGTGCCGGTGGCGACCTCAAGGCCCAGGTGACCCGCAAGGTGTGCGATGCCGTGCTCAAGCAGGGCAAGAAGTGGGTGGGCATGTAA
- a CDS encoding ribonucleotide-diphosphate reductase subunit beta produces the protein MSASPITRDSHLLDPGFELTLRPMRYPKFYEMYRAAIRNTWTVEEVDFSLDVTDLKSKMSDADRHLIHRLVAFFATGDTIVSNNLVLNLYQHVNSPEARMFLSRQLYEEALHVQFYLTLLDTYIPEPSERNKAFAAIENIPSIRQKGEFCFKWIDSIQDIHRLETREHRRQFLLNLICFAACIEGLFFFAAFAYVYYLRSRGLLHGLASGTNWVFRDESGHMAFAFDVVRTVREQEPDLFDEEMRRQVEEMLEDAIACETQFAQDVLSGGVAGLSVNDMRQYLEYCADQRLVQLDMPKKYGAKNPFDFMDLQDVQELTNFFERRVSSYQVGVQGEVSFDQAF, from the coding sequence ATGTCCGCCAGCCCCATCACCCGCGATTCGCATCTCCTCGACCCCGGCTTCGAGCTGACGCTGCGCCCCATGCGTTACCCGAAGTTCTACGAGATGTATCGCGCCGCCATCCGCAACACCTGGACGGTGGAGGAAGTGGACTTCTCGCTCGACGTGACCGACCTCAAGTCGAAGATGTCGGACGCCGACCGCCACCTCATCCACCGGCTCGTGGCGTTCTTCGCCACGGGCGACACCATCGTGTCGAACAACCTCGTGCTCAACCTGTACCAGCACGTGAACTCGCCCGAGGCGCGCATGTTCCTCTCGCGCCAGCTCTACGAGGAAGCGCTGCACGTGCAGTTCTACCTCACGCTGCTGGACACCTACATCCCCGAGCCGTCGGAACGAAACAAGGCCTTCGCCGCCATCGAGAACATCCCGTCGATCCGCCAGAAGGGCGAGTTCTGCTTCAAGTGGATCGACTCGATCCAGGACATCCACCGCCTGGAAACCCGCGAGCATCGCCGCCAGTTCCTGCTGAACCTCATCTGCTTCGCCGCATGCATCGAGGGCCTGTTCTTCTTCGCCGCCTTCGCCTACGTGTATTACCTGCGTTCGCGCGGCCTGCTGCACGGCCTCGCCTCGGGCACCAACTGGGTGTTCCGCGACGAGTCGGGCCACATGGCCTTCGCCTTCGACGTGGTGCGCACGGTGCGCGAGCAGGAGCCGGATCTCTTCGACGAGGAGATGCGCCGGCAGGTGGAAGAGATGCTGGAAGACGCCATCGCGTGCGAGACGCAGTTCGCCCAGGACGTTCTCTCCGGCGGCGTGGCCGGCCTGTCGGTGAACGACATGCGCCAGTACCTCGAATACTGCGCCGACCAGCGCCTCGTGCAGCTGGACATGCCGAAGAAGTACGGGGCGAAGAACCCGTTCGACTTCATGGACCTGCAGGACGTGCAGGAGCTGACCAACTTCTTCGAACGGCGGGTGTCGTCGTACCAGGTGGGCGTGCAGGGTGAGGTGTCGTTCGACCAGGCGTTCTGA
- the queF gene encoding NADPH-dependent 7-cyano-7-deazaguanine reductase QueF (Catalyzes the NADPH-dependent reduction of 7-cyano-7-deazaguanine (preQ0) to 7-aminomethyl-7-deazaguanine (preQ1) in queuosine biosynthesis), translating into MSSPDHSPLGKATVYADRYDANLLFPIPRQGKRDEIGVREGALPFHGEDLWNGYELSWLDARGKPRVAVAEFRFPATTPNIVESKSFKLYLNGFAQERIAGATSLRDTLVRDLSAAAGGPVEVTLHAPDELRGTPIGEPDGLLLDAMDIDFDSYGPPRPDFLQAGDGEVREVLVSHLLRSNCPVTGQPDWGSVQVSYVGAPIDHAGLLRYLVSFRSHTEFHEQCVERIFMDLRERCAPRELSVYARYTRRGGLDINPFRSTDPSARATNPRGARQ; encoded by the coding sequence ATGTCGTCCCCCGACCACTCGCCATTGGGCAAGGCCACCGTCTACGCCGACCGCTACGACGCGAACCTGCTCTTTCCCATACCCCGCCAGGGCAAGCGCGACGAGATCGGCGTGCGTGAGGGCGCGTTGCCGTTCCACGGCGAAGACCTCTGGAACGGCTACGAGCTTTCCTGGCTAGACGCGCGCGGCAAACCCCGCGTGGCGGTGGCGGAATTCCGCTTCCCGGCGACCACGCCGAACATCGTCGAGTCCAAGTCCTTCAAGCTCTACCTCAACGGCTTCGCGCAAGAGCGCATCGCCGGCGCCACGTCACTTCGAGACACGCTGGTGCGCGACCTCTCCGCGGCGGCGGGCGGCCCGGTCGAGGTGACGCTGCATGCCCCCGACGAGCTGCGCGGCACGCCCATCGGCGAGCCCGACGGCCTGCTGCTCGATGCGATGGACATCGACTTCGACAGCTACGGGCCGCCCCGCCCGGACTTCCTGCAGGCGGGCGACGGCGAGGTTCGCGAGGTGCTGGTCTCCCACCTGCTGCGTTCGAACTGCCCGGTCACCGGCCAGCCCGACTGGGGCAGCGTGCAGGTGTCGTATGTCGGCGCTCCCATCGACCACGCGGGCCTGCTGCGCTACCTGGTCTCGTTCCGCAGCCACACCGAATTCCACGAGCAGTGCGTGGAGCGCATCTTCATGGACCTGCGCGAGCGCTGCGCGCCGCGCGAACTCTCCGTCTATGCGCGCTACACGCGCCGCGGCGGCCTGGACATCAATCCGTTCCGAAGCACCGACCCTTCGGCGAGGGCCACGAATCCCCGTGGCGCCCGCCAATGA
- a CDS encoding aldo/keto reductase, translating to MKTRTLGKNGPQVSAQGLGCMGMSEFYGQGDEKENVATLERALELGITFWDTSDAYGPHTNEELLGRVLQGRRDKVFLATKFGIVRDPNDPSKRGISGRPEYVRESVEGSLRRLKTDHIDLYYQHRVDREVPIEDTVGAMARLVDEGKVRYLGLSEASAASIARAVKVHPIHALQSEYSLWTRDPETTGTLAACREHGIALVAYSPLGRGFLTGAITKPDDFAEDDYRRGNPRFMGENFTKNLAIVDKVKRFAADKGCTPSQLALAWVLAKGQDIVPIPGTKRVKYLEENAGADDVALSAAEVAEIDAVFPADAASGDRYQAVMMGTINA from the coding sequence ATGAAGACACGCACTCTTGGCAAGAACGGTCCCCAGGTATCGGCCCAGGGCCTCGGCTGCATGGGCATGAGCGAGTTCTATGGGCAAGGCGACGAGAAGGAAAACGTCGCCACGCTGGAGCGGGCACTCGAACTGGGCATCACGTTTTGGGACACCTCCGACGCCTATGGCCCGCATACCAACGAGGAGTTGCTTGGCCGCGTGCTGCAGGGCCGTCGCGACAAGGTGTTCCTGGCCACCAAGTTCGGCATCGTGCGCGACCCGAACGACCCGTCCAAACGCGGCATCAGCGGCCGCCCGGAATACGTGCGCGAGTCGGTGGAAGGCAGCCTGCGCCGCCTGAAGACCGACCACATCGACCTCTACTACCAGCACCGCGTCGATCGCGAGGTGCCGATCGAGGACACCGTCGGCGCCATGGCCCGCCTGGTGGACGAGGGCAAGGTGCGCTACCTGGGTCTCTCCGAGGCCTCGGCCGCCTCCATCGCCCGCGCGGTGAAGGTGCATCCCATCCACGCGCTGCAGAGCGAATACTCGCTGTGGACCCGCGACCCGGAAACCACCGGTACCCTCGCCGCCTGCCGCGAACACGGCATCGCGCTGGTGGCCTACAGCCCGCTGGGCCGCGGCTTCCTCACCGGTGCCATCACGAAGCCGGACGACTTCGCCGAGGACGACTACCGCCGCGGCAACCCGCGCTTCATGGGCGAGAACTTCACGAAAAACCTCGCCATCGTCGACAAGGTGAAGCGATTCGCCGCCGACAAGGGCTGCACGCCCAGCCAGCTGGCCCTGGCCTGGGTGCTGGCCAAGGGCCAGGACATCGTGCCGATCCCCGGTACCAAGCGGGTGAAATACCTGGAGGAGAACGCCGGCGCCGACGATGTCGCGCTCAGCGCGGCCGAGGTCGCCGAGATCGATGCGGTGTTCCCGGCCGATGCGGCCTCGGGCGACCGCTACCAGGCCGTGATGATGGGCACGATCAACGCGTGA
- a CDS encoding acyl-CoA thioesterase: MPDTPTMLPIARPTEARLLEIVFPDHTNHLGTLFGGQALAWMDKAAFLASSRYSRKVVVTARSEQVDFHVPVRKGQMVELIATVVSVGRTSMNVDVAMYTEDLITGERELCTRGTFVMIALDADHKPTPVDSLSQA; encoded by the coding sequence ATGCCAGACACCCCCACCATGCTCCCCATCGCCCGCCCCACCGAAGCCCGTCTCCTGGAGATCGTCTTCCCCGATCACACCAACCACCTGGGCACGCTGTTCGGTGGCCAGGCGCTGGCGTGGATGGACAAGGCCGCCTTCCTCGCCTCGTCGCGCTATTCCCGCAAGGTGGTGGTCACGGCCCGCTCCGAGCAGGTGGATTTCCACGTGCCGGTGCGCAAGGGCCAGATGGTGGAGCTGATCGCCACCGTGGTGTCCGTGGGCCGCACCTCGATGAACGTCGACGTGGCGATGTACACCGAAGACCTCATCACCGGCGAGCGCGAGCTGTGCACGCGAGGCACCTTCGTGATGATCGCGCTGGATGCCGACCACAAGCCGACGCCGGTCGATTCGCTGTCGCAAGCCTGA
- a CDS encoding ATP-binding protein — protein MTSRLYLIIVSGLLLAYGMAGALMAYESYQRAITVMLDTLEHDVGTSVAFLDRLPAAERARWLGRVERDNYRFILGPGEKGRPLATPRSKEVTRRIAREVGPSYGVHAETVSTSPERYQVHLTLHDGSPLTLEVIPHPPTVADWLPVVFVLQMALLLGCAWLAVRFATRPLADLAGAAERMTPTADARRLPEDGPTEVAQAAIAFNAMQDRIGKYLKERLHILASISHDLQTPITRMRLRAESLDDGIERERLLADLAEMEHLVREGVAYARSAHGGDEAPVRVDPSAFLESLVFDYQDMGKPVALVESVKGAVTVRPRALRRVLGNLVDNAIKYGGSAEVGSTRDANGTLRITVADRGPGIPEAELDDVLQPFYRVEGSRSRDSGGAGLGLAIATQLMRSIGGDLRLGNREGGGLVATLTLP, from the coding sequence ATGACCTCGCGGCTCTACCTCATCATCGTTTCGGGGCTTCTGCTCGCGTACGGCATGGCGGGCGCGCTCATGGCCTACGAAAGCTACCAGCGGGCCATCACGGTGATGCTCGACACGCTTGAGCACGACGTGGGCACGTCGGTGGCCTTCCTCGACCGGCTGCCGGCGGCCGAGCGAGCGCGATGGTTGGGGCGCGTCGAACGCGACAATTACCGTTTCATCCTCGGTCCCGGCGAGAAGGGCCGGCCGCTCGCCACGCCGAGGTCGAAGGAGGTCACGCGACGTATCGCGCGCGAGGTGGGCCCGTCGTATGGCGTGCATGCGGAAACCGTGTCCACGTCGCCGGAGCGTTACCAGGTGCACCTCACGCTGCACGACGGTTCGCCGCTCACGCTCGAGGTGATACCGCACCCGCCCACCGTCGCCGATTGGCTGCCGGTGGTCTTCGTCCTTCAGATGGCCTTGTTGCTGGGTTGCGCCTGGCTGGCCGTGCGCTTCGCGACGCGTCCGCTGGCCGATCTCGCCGGTGCCGCGGAGCGGATGACGCCGACCGCCGATGCGCGGCGACTGCCCGAAGACGGCCCGACCGAAGTCGCGCAGGCCGCCATCGCGTTCAATGCCATGCAGGATCGCATCGGCAAGTACCTGAAAGAGCGCCTGCACATCCTCGCCTCCATCTCGCACGACCTGCAGACGCCCATCACGCGCATGCGCCTGCGCGCGGAATCGCTCGACGACGGCATCGAACGCGAACGGTTGCTCGCCGATCTCGCCGAGATGGAACACCTCGTGCGCGAAGGCGTGGCCTATGCACGCAGCGCGCACGGCGGCGACGAGGCACCCGTGCGCGTCGATCCGTCCGCGTTCCTCGAAAGCCTCGTGTTCGACTACCAGGACATGGGCAAGCCCGTCGCGCTCGTGGAGAGCGTGAAAGGCGCGGTCACCGTGAGGCCGCGCGCGCTGCGCCGCGTGCTGGGCAATCTCGTCGACAACGCCATCAAGTACGGCGGTTCGGCCGAGGTGGGCAGCACGCGTGATGCGAACGGCACGCTGCGCATCACGGTAGCCGATCGCGGCCCGGGCATTCCCGAGGCGGAACTCGACGACGTGCTCCAGCCTTTCTATCGCGTGGAAGGCTCGCGCAGCCGCGATTCGGGCGGTGCCGGACTCGGCCTGGCCATCGCCACGCAATTGATGCGTTCGATCGGCGGCGACCTGCGGCTGGGTAACCGCGAAGGTGGCGGGCTCGTCGCGACGCTCACGCTGCCGTGA